Genomic DNA from Perognathus longimembris pacificus isolate PPM17 chromosome 6, ASM2315922v1, whole genome shotgun sequence:
tgaGGGGAGGGATCCAGGCCCAAATCTGATCATCCTGGTGAGCTTTAATGGACCTTTCTTTCTCCTAGGCACTCACTGCTCAGCTCAGGCGCCTAGAAGATTCCAGGGCTTGGGCCTCCTATAGTTCTCCACCAGGGTCCAGAATTCCAGATGAAGAACTCTCAGCCAGAGAGCCTCGATGCTTAGGAATATTTTTGAACTAATCAAAGGATAGGGATGTCTTCTGAAATTTGGGAATCCGGATTCCACTTCCCAGAGGTGTCCGAGGTCAGCCCTGGTGACAGACGAGGTAACAAGGAGGGTAGGAGTTTGGAGCCACCTCGGTGAGCACTGCTTGTCTAAGAAtccaggaaaagaaaggatgggGGGGCCATAACAAGATGGGGGAATCTTCCGGCTACAGTGGAAGCTGCTACCCTAGAAAGACCCTCAACTCTCCAACCCCTAATTCATAGAATTGCAGCAAGCCTGGTTCCAGGGTGTAGCAGGGCTGAGGGCTCCCAGATAAACCCTTTGCACACCCTGGAGCATCCTGAAAGACATTTTAAGGACTTTTCTTGTAATGCACTGAAAGGTTAGGCACTAGGTATCACCAGCTTCTACCAGGTTGGGTGGGATGGTGGGGGGGCCTCCATTCAAAGCAGGAATTCTAACCCTGGGAAGATTCTAGTGCCCAGCAGAAGAAAGCCAGGAGATTCAAAAgaaacccaggcagcaaaggcaGCAGAGGTGGGGGTCAGCCGGACTTGAGTACCAAAAAGACCTGGTGTACTCGTCCGGGCAGCTATCCCTGGCTTTCTGATCTCTGCACGCCACTACTTCACAGCAGGCTGGCTAACAAGCCAGTCAGGATCCTCAGCCTCAAACGCTGAAAAAGTGGCTTGCACGCACTGCTTGGGGACACCAAGGCCTTTCTGACCAGCACTATCTCATTTCCCAGACTCTTGCCCAGGGTTTGGAAATAGGATAAGAAGCAGGGAACATGGTTGTGGCTCACATACACCCATGCCGTCCCACACTCTAGGTGAGGTCTGCCCAGCCTTGGTTTGACAAAGAGGAATTATGCCCCCAAAGTTggtacaaaggaagaaaaatcaaagtcATGCAAACTCCGAGTCCTCTAAATAAACACCATCTCCATGGTTTTAATAAGCAAAATAGGAAACCATTTTAATAACCAAAAAACAGAAACCAGTCTGAATTAAAACTACAATAGACTaggttttaatattttcatatcatAAGCAGGGTTTGAAATTGATCCCTTATtttacatgaaataaaaacaatttctgtTGCGGCAAGTTTGATTTCAACACAGTTGAATCTGTAAAAAACCAAAGCTCGTTTCTGATGCAGGACAAATATCCACAATATTTAAAACTGCAAGCACCATGCGGTTCATACAATCTTGTTATTACTGTTAATTTATCAACTAATacaaactcaaaaataaaatgcatctgGCCAGCAGCGCCAGCAATTTCAAATGGGaactaaaaaatacattttttttttgtcagtgcaaCTTAAATCCTTTTACTgacctgcaggaaaaaaaaaagtaataagaaataaaacaccCAGATCTTCCCTATAAGCACTATATAGCTGAAGGGgttggggcggggaggagggggaaatatCACTAATTAACTCTTCCTGCTATCTCAAAAGCAGGGAAAGAAACACATAATGAATGCATTGGTCTACAGAACGCACTTGAAAGCTGCAGAATTGCAGCCCGTGTTTGGCTTTCTGGTACATTCTGAGCATGGCAGTTGACGTGGTGTGAGCTCTGATTGTTGTTGACCAGTGTCAGCGGAAGAGTGGACTCTCTCACAGGAGGGACGCTCGGCCTCTGGGATGAATGTGTGCCTGGAGGATTTCGGGAGGGGGGGGAGGTGCTGTCCTGAAATAATTCTGGCTACTACAATGTAAAGCAAAGATCTGTTTTCCTTCCCTCTACTTATGATGGGTGTGAATGTGACCACCAGACAAGGCAGATAGAGGACACAAACTCTGGTCTCTATGGTGTGGAATTGTGTGCAACTGTTTGAACTTGCTTTCTTTCAACAccaacagaatttaaaaaaataataataataaagcaggagaggaaaaagggggacCCAACACGGACACAGAGGGGAAGAAAACACTTAACTTTTCAGGGCACCCCTCCAAGACAAAGATGTTTCGTGATGCTAAATGCCTACAacgtttctttctttgttcttaaaaaaaaccttacaaacaaaaaaatgccatAATAATAAAACCCAAACAGACACTCAGCTTGCTGCCATGTTCTATGAGGCAAGCGGATATTTACAAGCCGGACCAGGATTGAAACCCCGGCTGGCAGCCTCCGGAGTTTCAGAACTGCGATTCCCTTCTCACTCAAAGAAACAAGGGGGTTATGACATGATCAACAAACAACATGCTAAAGTTAAACAAGAAAAATGGTACAAAATAGAAATTATTACCATACATGTCCAGCATGCAGGATTAATATTTTAATGCAGATTTTCGTATTTTTTCTATATAATCGAGCAGGCAATAAAATGGATGAGATTTGCGCGGCGAGCGCCAAACGTCCTGAGACCCGCGTCTCCCGGGCTGAGAGCCAGTGTTCTCCGGACTCCGGACAGACAGCTCCGTCTGTTCTTCCTCCCTTTTCGCTCAGCCTTGCTTTGTGCCTGCCGGGACTCCTgggtccctctcctctcctctgctctcttccttggAGCGACTGAGCTCCGGACTGCGGAAACAGCAGCCCTTGGCACAAAGTTCAGAAAGCCAGGAGTCTCTAGGCGGCCTTGGCAAACTCCTTGGTACTGTGCTGCCTGCGCCGCCAGCCAGCTTGGAGAAAAGTTGCTCCGGGACCTCCCACCCCCTGGTCTGGCTGTGCCCGAGTCTAGGAGGTGGCGCTGGCGTGCGCGACTCTCGCCTTAGCCAAGGTCCCCTGCCCGCCCTGCGCTCTTGTCGGTCGCCCGCGGCCCGAgcgtccttcctccctctccctgaaGTCAAACAGGTCAAAGTTGGAGCCATGGCGGGGACAAGGTCCAGGggagtccagggctggggacacaAGAGGGCAGGGAGTCCGGGACAgggcaaggggtgggggtggggggccgggacCCGCCACGACTCACAGAAAGAACTCGGGAGAGGAGGGGCTGTCGCTGGTGGAGCCCGCCTCCCTGAAGCCGGAGTTGGCGAGTTTCTCGCACTTGACCTTGTAGGCGTCTCTCTCGCGGGCCAGCCTGGACACCTCCTGCTTAAGCTGCTCCACCTGCTGAATGAGCTGCGTCTTCTCGTTCTCCAGGTGGTGTTTCTGCTGGACGCGTTTATACCTGCACGACTGGGCGTAGCCCCGGTTCTTCAGGGTCCGCCGCTTCTGCTTCAGGCGGATCACCTCGTCCTTGGTGAAGCCCCGCAGGTGGCGGTTCAGCTCACGCACTGACATGGACACAAGCTGGTCGTCGGAGAAGCGGTCCTCCACGCTACCGTTACCACCCGCTGCTGTGGCTGCGGCCGCTGCATGCGGCCCGGGCCCGGGGTGGCTGGTGGGCAGCTGTTGCGCCGGGCTGGCGGCGCTGGACGGCGGCGGAGAcgcttggtgatggtggtgatggtgcggGTGCGCGTGCGGACCCAGCTCGTCGTGGGCCACTCCGGCGCCGGGGTACCCGTGGTGCGGGtgagggtggtggtgatggtggtggtggtgagcgcCACGGAAACCATCGAAGGTCTGCAGAGGTTGAGGCACTGGGTGCGAGCCGATGAGCGCCTCCACCGCGTCCTCGGGCGTCAGGTTGAGCGCCTCGGGGTTCatctgctggtagctgctcgccatcCAGTACAGGTCCTCGAGATGGGTTTTCTGTTCAGTGGGGCTGAAGCTGGGCGACGAGGGCACCGAGCTACAGGGTGTGCTGAGCGGTGTGGATGACACGGAGCCAGCTGGCTGCAGGCGCGTGCAGGGCCGGCCGGGACGCTCCGCGCGCCCCAGGGGCTCCTTCTTCACGTCGAACTTGAGCAGGTCGAAATCATTCACGTACTCCATGGCCAGCGGGCTGGTGGGCAGCTCTGGCCCCATGCTCAGCTCCGCGGCCATCGCTAACGCGAGGCTCCTCCGTCGCAGCTGCCGCAGGGGGGAAAACTTTGCTCGGCCGGCCGGAGCGCACCGAGCCAAGCGCGGGGGCGAAGAGCAGAGAGAGCCCGGGGAGGCGGGAGATCGGAGGGCGTAGCGGGCCGGGGACGCTGGCCAAGCCTTTGTCTGGGGACGCGGCGGCGCGCTGGAGAGTCCCGAGGCTGCCTGCGATGCCCCAGAGCTCAGGGCTGTGGCCGGGCGGGGATCAAGTCAGGTCAAGCCAAGCCGGGCGGAGGAGCAGCAAGCGAGGCGCACGGTGGGGCGGCCGGGAGGCGCGGGGCGGACGCCCGCTGCTCGCTCTCTCTAGCTCCCTTGGCTCTAGTGCTTTTCTCGCTCGCAGCCGCTCGCAGCCCAGCGGTGCAGCTGTGCTGGGTCGCGAGCTGCCGCAGCCTTTTATCGCCTTCCTGATGTCACTGGGGCGCGGGGGCCCAGGCAGCCCAGCGCTCTGGCCAATAGCTGCCCGGCCCTGGCGGCCCGGTGGCGCTGGGCGGGGCGTGTCTGACagctcccccgccccctgcgtcAGCTGACGAGCGGCCGGAGCAGCCCCGGAGCCAGCGAGGCCTGGCAGAGGGCTGGAGCCAGTGGGGCTGCCGGCCCGGGCCCAACCCCCCACACCCTCCGGGTTCTGGCTCCCACAAGCTCGCCTTCCGTGCGCACCCCACCTCCGGGCCAAGTCCCCGTTTccaccccgcacccccacccctctCACTACCCTTTGCACTCCTATCCTCAGCCCGTGTCATCCACCAGGAGGCTCCGACTGATCGCCGGGCTGACGCCTCTCTCCCGGGCCCTTTGTTCCCAAGCGGCCCCCGCCCAAGTGGGCGACTGCTCTCGGTGTCCTCTCCAGACTGCGGGCTGCAGGAATGTATGCGGTGCCTGCCTGGGTCTCTGCAGGTCTGCACATTATTTGAATGttaggggtggggggcggggaagagaaGGGCTGGGACTCCCAGAGTTGGGTTCAGACCGAACTCAGCCTTCCCCGGGAGCTTTCTCGTGCCAGAAAGGTTCCTTCCCAGCGAGTACGCGTCCTACCTTAGGACTCCTCCACGGGCCTccccgtcccccacccccagatgcCCACGATGATTGGCCACCAATTTTTAACTCGATCAGAATCCCTTTCCCCAGTCAGACGCACGGAAAGCTGCGCGATCCGGTCCGAGCCACCCGGCTGTGGCGTGCACGGGACAGTGGCTCTCCGCGCAGGAGAATCGGCCCTGTTTTTGTTTGAACGTTTTGTAACCATTAAGCAGATCCCAGCGTCGGCGGGCCGCCGAGAGGCTCAAACAGGCATAAAGTGCGACCCCAAGTGGCCACGACGTGAGAAGACGCTCCGATGCGCGCAGTCCATTACCCAATATTGCCCCATTACCGGGTAGTCCTGGAAGGCACTGGGGACCCCACACGGCATCCCTACCTGCCCCCAGCCCGAGCCAACTCAacacgccggggggggggggagggtggcgcGCAACCAAGACCAAAATAAGTGGCCCTGGAGCCACGCACAGGTACTCTGGGTTCCATCTCGGTATTCAGTCACGACTCCGGCACGCCGGTCGCCCCTACGGAAATCCCTTGCCCCTCACCTCCTGGGTGTCATCTCAGACTGTTCCCCAAGGGCGAAGGTCCTGAGTGGAGGGTGAAATCTGCCGACTGAAAGTGGAAACACCACTGCCGGGGgacccagggctggggtgggggcgggagtcGTCCCTGGAGTACGGATGGGGAGCCGAGAGCGCAACCTACCAGGCGTTCAGCCTCCTCACCCTCCTTGCCCTGGGCCAGGGTGAGAGGACATATGGATTTTTCCCAGAGCCCCTGGCCCCAGCTCTGAAAGCGGAGAAATTGCGAATTCGCTGTAGCGGGAGCTCGGACCCGCCTCCCACGTCGCCTTCTGCTTCCCAGCTTTGGATGTGCGCGCCCGCACTGAAGGCCAGAGAGAAAGTGCCCTGGGTGAGTGCATGCGGGCTGGTATTTGTGGACTAGGGGGTAAGGGTCCAATCGGCCCCACCAGTGCCGAGGCGGCacgactttttatttttaactattagaaaataaaatagttgcCTCCAATGTACTCTGAAAACCCTCTCATCACTTGCGCATTTGGAAAGGCTGTGCTAGGGTGTGGTCCCGGTCGCCTATTTTAACGCAAATGAATGTacttaaagtaaaaaaataataagaatgaaCTAAAAGGTTTAGGTTAGTAACTGATAATCCTGGGAGAATTAAGCCTTTCAGAGAAGCGTGCTCTCTGCATAAATGATCCGACTGCCTGGAGAGCCAGCTTGGGGAATTAGGCTGCGCTCTCACCCCAGTTTGAAGTTGGGCAAAGGGGGGCACACACTCGCCCTGTAAGTGTCCGGTTGTGTTGGAACAAGTAACGAGAGTGAGCGGCAGCGCATGCTCTCAGACTTCGGCTTTGCTCTTCGCTCCTCGGAGGAGAACAGTTGCGGCCAGTTTGTGCCCCAGCTCTCCAAGACCTGGGGTCTGTTTAGGCTAGTATTTGGACCTTTACAACCACACCGGGGGTTCACTCCAGCGGGCAGCTCCCTCCCTCCAGTTATAAGAGACCCAAGGGTCTAGAGCCCGCTGTCCGCCCTTTGCTCAGCCCTCCGTGTGGGCGCCGGGCAAGGAGGGAGTCTTCCCcaggcataaacacacacataggaTGGAGTTTGGAGGACTGAGACTGGCTCTCCAAAGTGTGATCTGTTGAGACCCCGGGGGACTCCCCGTATGCCTGGCCAGAAGTTGCCAAACCTCCCAGGGCCCCCCTTGCCATCCCCACGTCTGAAGGACTTAGGGCTATAATCTGATCCTGTTCACCCTCTTTGTCCCTGTGCCTCGCTCTCTTTGCTCCTGAGGTTTGACTGAAGGGTGTCTATCTATGGGTTCCTAAGTTCTCCTCCACCCCAAATCCATTTCTTTGGTTCCTAGAGTAGCTACTGCTCCCCCCAACCACCATTACCTCCCCAAAGCTGGAAACAGCCCACCCCTGCAAGCTGAGTGTAGGATGAAACATAATGGTTCCTTGCCCCCCCCACGGAGGGGCAGAGCAGCAGACCCCcacttcaaggcccaggctcccctcccctctcccaactCTTGCTTCCTTCTGCCGCTGGAGCAGGGGTGGCTTTGTGCCCTCTTGCTTGGGACTGCCACCTCAGGCCGTGTCAGCACACAGAACCCGAAGCTGTACCCATCTCCAAAAGACAGGCAGGATGGAGGGGTGCTGCCTTCCCACCCTCAAGAAGTCGAAAGAATGACCAAgggtggaggaaaaggaaaagaatccgCCCGGAAGCCACCAGAAGGAAGCCGGAGGAGACTCAGCAGCAGCGCACCAAGTCCCAAGCCTTGTTGAGAGAGAAATCCCCAGGGGTTGGCAGAGGCCAGAGCTCCTCTACTAAACAACCAACTCACCAAAGGCTTCCATGTGGAGTTTTCACCCCAAAGCAACCCCTTCTCTGCTCAtttcacttgggccacagaattTCCTCCTATGGCTAAGGAGGGACCCTTACAGggttccctgcccccacccctccctgctgagtttaCTTAGCCAACTTTGCGCCTTCTTTGTGCCGCCAGACCTGAGCAGCACCTGCCCTCCGCACTCGGGTGTGCGTTCACACAGGGCTTTGATGAGGGCTGCTGGTGTGCTCGAGCAGGTTTCTCGACACAGTCCTGCAGCTGGAgatacatgggggggggggcggtgcaaggagatgggggagagagggggagagaacgCGTGTATGTGCTCAGCATGCCAGTGGGTTCTATAGCCCTGTGGATGCACGAGCCCCGAGGGCTATAGGATCATATTATTTGGGGTTGCCCAGCAGCGACTGGTGGTCCCCAGGGCCCCCCGGGCTGAGTTCTGCTAGGGAGGGGCCAGAATCACAGGACCCCCTCCTTCCCCAGAAGTCTGCCTTCTGCGTTTTCATCCTTACTACGTTAGTGTCCAGGTCTCTTGCGAGAGCTCCCTGGGCTCGGGTGCCTCTCTCCGAAGCCCAGCGGGAAGCAACTCTGTCCTCTCACTTCCTGAAAACCTCCTGGCCCCAGGCTTCCAAcagacagatttttctgcccttcctctttcccaaagACAGCTGCCGTTTTCACTTTCCCCCACAGAACCCCCATCAGACTCCAACTCAGTACTTCCAAAAAGGTTTCTCTTGGAGGACTGGATCTTGGTAGGTTTTCGGCAGAAAAAGGGATTAGCAGTTCCCCGTAGGATGCTGAGTGCCCCAGACTACAGAGCCGGCCCCCTGGCTGCCTGCCCTcctgggga
This window encodes:
- the Mafb gene encoding transcription factor MafB, with protein sequence MAAELSMGPELPTSPLAMEYVNDFDLLKFDVKKEPLGRAERPGRPCTRLQPAGSVSSTPLSTPCSSVPSSPSFSPTEQKTHLEDLYWMASSYQQMNPEALNLTPEDAVEALIGSHPVPQPLQTFDGFRGAHHHHHHHHPHPHHGYPGAGVAHDELGPHAHPHHHHHHQASPPPSSAASPAQQLPTSHPGPGPHAAAAATAAGGNGSVEDRFSDDQLVSMSVRELNRHLRGFTKDEVIRLKQKRRTLKNRGYAQSCRYKRVQQKHHLENEKTQLIQQVEQLKQEVSRLARERDAYKVKCEKLANSGFREAGSTSDSPSSPEFFL